One part of the Microbulbifer sp. THAF38 genome encodes these proteins:
- a CDS encoding DUF3301 domain-containing protein encodes MYYSPDDLLWFLLLAAVAWYIWANMAAKEQVRRAAANHCKQLGVQLLDDTVVLARTRLKRDRRGHISLQRSYEFEFTSTGEHRYSGVAVLHGRRIEQLQLSPHHLS; translated from the coding sequence ATGTACTACTCACCTGACGATCTTCTCTGGTTCCTGTTATTGGCTGCTGTGGCTTGGTATATCTGGGCCAATATGGCGGCAAAAGAGCAAGTGAGACGCGCGGCAGCCAATCACTGTAAACAATTGGGCGTACAGCTTCTCGACGATACCGTGGTGTTGGCACGCACTCGCTTGAAGCGGGACCGGCGGGGCCACATCAGCCTGCAACGCAGCTATGAATTTGAATTCACCTCCACTGGAGAGCACCGCTATTCCGGTGTGGCAGTTCTCCATGGCCGTCGTATCGAGCAGCTGCAGCTGTCACCTCACCATTTGAGTTAA
- a CDS encoding LysE family translocator, translating into MSLFLAMFGFSLTMSITPGPVNMVIVSSGVQHGFARTIPFVSGATIGFTLLLAAIGFGFYQILESYPQLLHYLAIAGSLYVIYMGYKIASAPAEEIAIDERSLPRFHEGFLLQWLNPKAWIACVSGVALFSSPHSQLSLVYFVFVYFWVCYASLTLWAFAGDKIRHLLGGTSRIKRFNLVMGGLLILCAVYLLYSHFLPGQQAL; encoded by the coding sequence ATGTCCTTGTTCTTGGCTATGTTTGGATTTTCATTGACCATGTCGATTACACCGGGCCCCGTCAATATGGTGATCGTTTCATCTGGAGTGCAACATGGTTTCGCTCGCACCATCCCATTTGTGTCGGGAGCAACAATCGGTTTTACACTACTACTTGCCGCAATTGGTTTTGGGTTTTACCAAATACTGGAGAGCTATCCACAGCTATTACACTACCTAGCCATAGCTGGATCGCTATACGTAATCTATATGGGGTATAAAATTGCCAGTGCCCCTGCTGAGGAAATAGCGATTGATGAAAGATCTCTGCCGCGTTTTCATGAAGGTTTTCTTCTGCAATGGCTAAATCCAAAAGCATGGATTGCTTGTGTATCCGGTGTTGCTTTGTTTTCCAGTCCTCACAGTCAGTTAAGCCTGGTTTACTTTGTGTTTGTTTACTTTTGGGTTTGTTATGCGTCGCTGACTCTATGGGCTTTTGCTGGAGATAAAATTCGTCATCTGCTGGGCGGAACCTCTAGAATAAAGCGGTTTAATCTGGTCATGGGCGGGCTGTTAATTTTATGTGCGGTATATTTACTGTATTCACATTTCTTACCTGGCCAGCAAGCCCTCTGA
- a CDS encoding DUF1737 domain-containing protein, whose protein sequence is MKLYRLLTGPDDSNFCLRVTGALNNGWELYGSPTLTSNGESTLAGQAIIKEVANEDFKGDISLGDY, encoded by the coding sequence ATGAAACTTTACCGATTGCTTACCGGACCAGATGATTCCAATTTCTGTTTACGTGTTACCGGGGCGCTTAACAATGGGTGGGAACTTTATGGAAGCCCAACGCTGACCTCTAATGGAGAGAGCACTCTTGCGGGTCAAGCTATTATCAAGGAGGTTGCAAATGAGGACTTTAAAGGAGATATCTCACTAGGGGATTATTAG
- the tmpT gene encoding thiopurine S-methyltransferase, giving the protein MEATYWHDKWKKNDIGFHEASGNSLLSEFFSQLCLSKGDRVFIPLCGKTRDIGWLLSEGYRVAGAELSEMAVQQLFEEMELTPEIDQLDSIKHYKAKNIDIFVGDIFDLSEEILQEVDGIYDRAALVALPQDIRPGYTQHLMAITKVAPQLLISFEYEQSELAGPPFSISSQEIFDRYDEEYHVKMLASRDVPGGLKGLVPAREVAWLLSKR; this is encoded by the coding sequence ATGGAAGCGACATATTGGCATGATAAGTGGAAGAAAAATGATATAGGCTTCCATGAGGCCTCTGGAAACTCTTTGCTGTCTGAATTTTTTTCACAGCTTTGCCTGTCCAAAGGGGATAGAGTTTTTATTCCTCTCTGTGGAAAAACCCGTGATATCGGTTGGTTACTTTCCGAGGGCTATCGTGTTGCCGGGGCTGAATTGAGTGAAATGGCGGTACAACAGCTTTTTGAGGAAATGGAACTCACCCCCGAAATCGATCAGCTTGACAGCATCAAACACTACAAGGCAAAAAATATTGATATTTTTGTCGGGGATATTTTTGATCTGAGTGAGGAAATACTGCAGGAAGTCGACGGCATTTATGATCGTGCTGCCCTGGTGGCGTTGCCGCAAGATATTCGCCCTGGATATACCCAGCACCTTATGGCCATTACAAAAGTGGCCCCTCAGTTATTAATTTCCTTTGAGTATGAACAGTCTGAGTTAGCCGGTCCTCCTTTTTCTATCAGTTCCCAGGAAATTTTTGATCGCTATGATGAGGAATATCACGTGAAGATGTTGGCCTCCAGGGATGTACCCGGCGGCTTAAAAGGCCTCGTGCCTGCAAGAGAAGTGGCTTGGCTGCTCAGTAAACGCTAG
- a CDS encoding epoxide hydrolase family protein, whose amino-acid sequence MAQVKPFSIDIQESQLADMHRRMREARWPEAQTVDGWGQGVPLDYLRDFCDYWLNEYDWFATQQRLNQYDQFTTTIHDLDIHFIHVKSSHSCATPIVITHGWPSSFVEFLKVIGPLTEPTQFAGNAEDAFHVVCPSLPGFAFSGKPAKTGWGVPRIATAWDTLMNRLGYQSYLAQGGDWGRSVTTEIGIQNRGACKAIHINNPKEEPTAEALIQPSEEEKEALAGIRFFNRWDSGFAKEQSTRPQTLAYSLADSPIGQAAWILEKFHLWTDCQGTLESIFTRNELLDNIMLYWLTNTAASSSRLYWESFDIPYGPDQNKVVQLPTGVSIYPGEIVRIPRSWAEGRYNNICYWNHLKRGGHFSAFEQPDLYVEEIRAWKRSLL is encoded by the coding sequence ATGGCGCAGGTCAAACCTTTCAGTATTGATATACAGGAATCGCAATTGGCAGATATGCATCGGCGGATGAGGGAAGCCCGCTGGCCTGAGGCGCAAACCGTAGATGGTTGGGGCCAAGGTGTCCCTCTGGATTACCTCAGAGATTTCTGCGACTACTGGTTAAATGAGTATGACTGGTTTGCCACCCAGCAGAGGCTGAATCAATATGACCAGTTCACCACGACTATTCACGATTTAGATATTCATTTCATCCATGTAAAGAGCAGCCATAGCTGTGCCACGCCAATTGTGATCACCCATGGTTGGCCCAGCTCCTTTGTTGAATTCCTTAAAGTAATAGGGCCTCTGACGGAGCCAACCCAATTTGCTGGAAATGCCGAGGATGCCTTCCATGTGGTATGCCCATCTCTGCCCGGTTTCGCCTTCTCCGGTAAGCCGGCGAAAACGGGATGGGGAGTGCCCAGAATTGCCACAGCCTGGGATACGTTGATGAATCGACTGGGATATCAGTCCTACTTGGCCCAGGGAGGAGATTGGGGGCGGTCGGTGACTACTGAGATTGGCATTCAGAACCGGGGCGCCTGCAAAGCTATACATATCAACAATCCCAAAGAGGAGCCAACCGCTGAGGCCCTGATACAGCCCAGTGAGGAGGAGAAAGAGGCTCTGGCCGGAATACGATTTTTCAATCGGTGGGATTCAGGTTTTGCCAAGGAGCAGAGTACTCGCCCTCAAACATTGGCATATAGCCTTGCGGATTCGCCTATAGGTCAGGCTGCCTGGATATTGGAGAAATTCCATCTGTGGACCGATTGCCAGGGCACTTTGGAGAGCATTTTTACCAGAAATGAATTGTTGGACAATATCATGCTCTATTGGCTAACAAATACAGCGGCTTCGTCTTCTCGATTATACTGGGAAAGCTTCGATATCCCCTACGGTCCTGATCAGAATAAGGTAGTGCAATTGCCAACCGGGGTCAGTATTTACCCGGGAGAGATAGTGAGAATTCCCCGCTCATGGGCTGAAGGTCGTTATAACAATATTTGCTATTGGAATCACTTGAAGCGGGGAGGGCACTTTTCCGCTTTTGAACAGCCAGATCTCTACGTCGAGGAAATTAGAGCTTGGAAGAGAAGCCTATTATAG
- a CDS encoding GIY-YIG nuclease family protein yields the protein MESWFVYLIRTSSGTLYTGITKDIQRRFTEHSNGGTKAAKALRGKGPLTLEYQVKTRDKSSALKLEIAIKKWPKQKKEALIAGALELPILLD from the coding sequence ATGGAATCCTGGTTTGTTTATTTAATTCGCACCTCCAGTGGTACGCTTTACACGGGAATCACGAAAGATATTCAACGGCGCTTTACCGAGCACAGTAACGGCGGTACCAAAGCAGCCAAGGCCCTTCGCGGCAAAGGACCTCTCACACTCGAATACCAGGTAAAAACTCGAGACAAGTCCTCGGCGCTAAAATTGGAAATCGCCATCAAGAAATGGCCCAAGCAAAAAAAAGAAGCTCTCATTGCCGGGGCCCTGGAATTACCAATATTACTCGACTAA
- a CDS encoding PA0069 family radical SAM protein — protein MKKIEPDKPQPFHKGRGAASNITGRFAEYSSSRESDGWQTEAEPLERLLTTAIEEKAKSIIATNQSPDIPFTQSINPYRGCEHGCVYCYARPAHAYMDLSPGLDFESKIFFKANASRLLEQTLRKPSYVCSPIALGANTDPYQPLEKEKGITQALLEVMQQFRQPVTIVTKSQLILRDLPILAEMAQDNLAQVAISVTTLDRDLKRKLEPRTAGPSARLRTIEQLSKAGIPTAVLAAPMIPALNDYELEAILKAGRDSGAERAAYILLRLPHEVAPLFREWLALHYPQRADHVMSLVQQSRGGRDYQSDFSQRRTGTGVFAQLLRQRFIVAIRKLGLNHRRLSLDNNQFKPPPLAGEQQSLF, from the coding sequence ATGAAAAAAATAGAACCAGACAAGCCACAGCCCTTTCATAAAGGGCGCGGGGCCGCCAGTAATATCACTGGTCGTTTTGCCGAGTACTCCAGTTCGCGGGAGAGCGATGGTTGGCAAACAGAGGCTGAGCCCCTTGAGCGACTGCTGACTACCGCCATTGAAGAGAAGGCCAAGTCGATTATCGCCACCAATCAGTCACCTGATATCCCCTTTACCCAGTCTATCAATCCTTACCGTGGCTGTGAGCATGGCTGTGTCTATTGCTACGCGAGACCAGCTCACGCCTATATGGATCTTTCCCCTGGGCTCGACTTCGAAAGCAAGATCTTTTTTAAGGCGAACGCGTCCAGATTGTTGGAACAGACACTACGCAAGCCCAGCTATGTATGCAGCCCCATAGCCCTGGGCGCAAATACCGACCCCTATCAACCACTGGAGAAGGAAAAGGGTATAACCCAGGCACTGCTTGAAGTTATGCAGCAGTTTCGACAACCGGTCACCATTGTCACTAAGAGCCAGCTGATTTTACGGGACCTCCCCATCCTGGCGGAAATGGCACAGGACAACCTCGCCCAGGTGGCAATTAGTGTGACCACCTTGGATAGGGATCTCAAAAGGAAACTGGAGCCACGTACCGCGGGACCTTCTGCCCGCCTGCGCACAATTGAACAATTGAGCAAGGCTGGGATACCAACTGCCGTACTTGCCGCTCCAATGATTCCGGCACTCAACGACTATGAACTGGAAGCGATTTTAAAAGCTGGGCGGGACTCAGGTGCCGAGAGGGCAGCCTATATCCTCCTGCGACTCCCCCATGAAGTGGCACCACTTTTCCGCGAGTGGTTAGCGCTACATTACCCACAAAGAGCCGACCATGTGATGAGCCTGGTACAACAAAGCCGCGGCGGGCGGGATTACCAAAGTGACTTTTCCCAGCGCCGAACGGGTACAGGAGTTTTCGCCCAATTACTCCGCCAACGGTTTATTGTCGCCATCAGGAAATTGGGGTTAAATCACCGGCGCCTATCACTAGACAACAACCAGTTCAAGCCACCGCCTCTAGCCGGTGAGCAGCAGAGTCTCTTTTAG
- a CDS encoding DUF1653 domain-containing protein, with amino-acid sequence MKPGLYRHYKGNLYEVLYTAIHSETEELLVIYRALYGNCIVSARPYNMFNETLSENGKTFRRFQLEKAFEMMDNSYIKKEP; translated from the coding sequence ATGAAGCCCGGCCTTTACCGCCACTACAAAGGGAATCTTTACGAAGTCCTGTACACAGCCATTCACAGCGAGACAGAAGAGCTATTGGTGATTTATCGCGCTCTCTATGGAAACTGTATTGTTTCGGCTAGACCATACAACATGTTCAACGAAACGCTCTCCGAGAATGGGAAGACCTTTCGCCGCTTCCAGCTAGAAAAAGCCTTCGAAATGATGGATAACAGCTACATAAAAAAGGAGCCCTAG
- a CDS encoding MJ1255/VC2487 family glycosyltransferase — MKILYGVQATGNGHIARSRTLAKALNQYPQLEIQWLFSGRPKENLFEMELFGDYWWREGMTIVHSEGRLRSFATIAQVKLRRLIQDIRELPVNDFDLIISDYEPVTAWAAKIRKKPSLGIGHQYAFLYSIPMPRFNWLFHTVLRTFAPTEKSLGLHWHHFGNPILPPIVPVQPKPDNCANDYVLVYLPFEHPIPMLEELSKVQRQFIVYGVPVNLPTADNIQIKAPSTEGFQRDLVNAQAVICNSGFELLAETLAQGKPILSRPLAYQFEQEANAKALEQLKLARIVSSINAKNIHSWLKELPVPKRIQWPDVAQAVAAWIAEGCKRDPAELARDLWQKVVPRPTKGPTSAYQSVAD, encoded by the coding sequence ATGAAAATTCTTTATGGTGTGCAGGCAACCGGCAATGGACATATCGCCCGATCACGCACACTGGCCAAAGCATTAAACCAATACCCACAACTTGAGATTCAATGGTTGTTTTCCGGGCGTCCAAAGGAAAACCTGTTTGAGATGGAGTTATTTGGCGACTATTGGTGGCGCGAGGGAATGACCATTGTCCACAGCGAGGGGCGCCTCAGGAGCTTCGCCACTATCGCGCAGGTAAAATTGCGTCGGTTAATCCAGGATATCCGAGAACTACCAGTTAACGACTTCGACCTGATTATCAGCGACTACGAACCAGTCACCGCTTGGGCGGCCAAAATCCGCAAGAAGCCCAGTCTGGGTATTGGCCACCAGTACGCTTTTTTATATTCGATCCCAATGCCCAGATTTAACTGGCTTTTTCACACAGTTCTGCGCACATTTGCGCCCACAGAAAAAAGCCTGGGGCTGCACTGGCATCACTTTGGCAACCCCATACTGCCGCCCATAGTCCCCGTACAACCAAAACCAGATAACTGCGCGAATGATTATGTCCTTGTCTACTTACCGTTTGAGCACCCTATTCCCATGTTGGAGGAATTGTCGAAGGTACAACGGCAGTTTATTGTTTACGGTGTTCCGGTAAACCTGCCCACCGCAGACAATATTCAGATAAAAGCACCTTCAACGGAAGGATTCCAGCGGGACCTGGTCAATGCCCAGGCGGTAATCTGTAATAGTGGCTTTGAATTACTGGCTGAGACCCTAGCTCAGGGCAAGCCCATACTGAGCCGGCCCCTAGCCTATCAGTTCGAGCAGGAAGCCAATGCCAAAGCGCTAGAGCAGCTAAAGCTGGCGAGGATCGTCAGCTCTATCAACGCTAAAAACATTCATTCCTGGCTCAAAGAGCTGCCTGTGCCGAAACGAATCCAATGGCCGGACGTGGCGCAGGCCGTGGCCGCCTGGATAGCCGAAGGTTGTAAAAGAGATCCCGCAGAGCTTGCCCGCGACCTCTGGCAAAAAGTAGTCCCACGCCCCACCAAGGGACCGACGTCAGCTTACCAAAGCGTCGCTGATTAG
- a CDS encoding DUF1097 family protein: MSSVTESLRNSNGPSQECLFTGLRILLSGSLAIIAANLTGVPTWVAALGSVTYFARGGNLRAGSYNLACAVTGLGLGLVATVATTGWQLEQSWLALPMALLLAAIGAWAMGLVTGVGNIISYAVGILIAFTAELPASLDSYFLLITATALGAMVAGLVDYFWPGRLFISGSTASE, encoded by the coding sequence ATGAGCAGCGTAACTGAAAGCCTCAGGAACAGTAATGGGCCATCTCAGGAGTGTCTTTTTACTGGTTTGCGTATTTTGCTGAGCGGCTCCCTAGCGATTATTGCGGCCAACCTTACTGGTGTACCCACCTGGGTGGCGGCTTTGGGCTCTGTTACCTATTTTGCCCGAGGCGGTAACCTACGTGCCGGCAGCTATAACCTGGCTTGTGCGGTTACAGGGCTGGGGCTCGGTTTGGTAGCCACTGTGGCAACGACAGGCTGGCAATTAGAGCAGTCCTGGTTGGCTCTTCCAATGGCCTTATTACTGGCGGCTATAGGAGCTTGGGCGATGGGGCTGGTCACCGGAGTTGGCAACATTATCAGCTACGCAGTGGGTATCTTAATTGCCTTTACAGCTGAGCTGCCAGCCTCTCTCGACAGTTATTTCCTGCTGATTACAGCTACTGCACTCGGTGCCATGGTCGCGGGCTTGGTCGATTATTTCTGGCCAGGTAGGCTTTTTATCTCCGGCTCGACAGCCAGTGAATAG
- a CDS encoding cation:proton antiporter, with protein MVGLGFSRILKIDNTLGCLLAGVLAAFLLPVIDYDTGLRATSLRELVFFVILPVLIFESAWQLEPRVLKRWIGPILLFSTLGLIICAFLIAAITYYGIGHPEGFPWIAALLTGSILAATDPISVVNKLRQEKTGEDLLALVEGESLFNDAAAVVLYSLVLGLATYSIVQSTSAGAEAPSLSVGSVTLYFCMIFFGGIIVGLILGLLTTLVILFLRTPSAALMTLVIVAFGSFYLAENILHVSGIISVMTCAIVSRACLRKQRKTYLVDAEPTWEWLGLLFTSIIFVIMGLVITFEMFTHQWLAMLIATAAALGARALSVVLVAPLTRFVGPPISKPWRLLMSWGGLRGVIAVALVLSLPVELPYWWTIQSMVFGVVLFSLLVQGTTSGRLIRKLEI; from the coding sequence GTGGTGGGGTTGGGTTTTTCTAGAATTCTAAAAATTGACAACACTTTGGGTTGTCTCTTGGCAGGTGTTCTGGCGGCCTTTTTATTGCCGGTGATTGATTATGATACTGGGCTAAGGGCAACCAGTTTAAGGGAGTTGGTTTTCTTTGTAATTCTTCCAGTCTTAATTTTTGAATCTGCTTGGCAGTTGGAACCAAGGGTCTTAAAGCGTTGGATTGGTCCGATTCTATTATTCTCAACTTTGGGTTTGATCATTTGTGCTTTCTTGATTGCTGCAATTACTTACTATGGTATTGGTCACCCAGAGGGCTTTCCCTGGATAGCAGCACTGTTGACCGGTTCAATTTTGGCAGCGACTGACCCAATATCGGTAGTGAACAAACTTCGTCAGGAAAAAACAGGGGAAGACTTGCTTGCTCTTGTTGAGGGGGAAAGCTTATTTAATGATGCGGCGGCGGTGGTGCTCTACTCCTTAGTACTGGGCCTGGCCACCTATTCCATTGTGCAATCCACTAGTGCTGGAGCTGAAGCTCCATCATTAAGTGTTGGTTCAGTCACCTTATATTTCTGCATGATATTCTTTGGCGGAATTATTGTAGGTTTAATTTTAGGCCTGCTAACCACCTTGGTTATTTTGTTTCTGAGAACACCGAGTGCGGCATTAATGACTCTGGTGATTGTCGCTTTTGGTAGTTTTTACCTGGCTGAGAATATTCTGCATGTATCCGGTATTATTTCTGTAATGACCTGTGCCATAGTGTCGCGAGCCTGCCTGCGAAAACAGAGAAAAACTTATTTGGTTGATGCTGAGCCAACCTGGGAGTGGCTTGGGTTGCTGTTTACCTCCATTATCTTTGTGATTATGGGGTTGGTCATCACCTTTGAAATGTTTACTCATCAGTGGTTGGCAATGCTAATCGCCACAGCCGCAGCGCTTGGTGCACGAGCTCTTTCCGTTGTGTTGGTGGCTCCTTTAACCCGTTTTGTTGGCCCTCCAATTTCTAAACCCTGGAGGTTGTTGATGAGCTGGGGTGGTTTACGCGGAGTGATTGCTGTGGCCCTGGTGCTCTCTCTTCCCGTTGAACTACCTTATTGGTGGACGATTCAATCTATGGTGTTCGGTGTGGTATTGTTCTCCTTGTTAGTGCAGGGAACTACCAGTGGGCGCTTGATAAGAAAACTGGAGATATAA
- a CDS encoding SDR family oxidoreductase — translation MSGTIMITGCNRGIGLELTTQFARDGWNVLACCRNLEKATELKSLQAKYPQIQPIELDVTDYEQMISLGKALEGEPIDILFNNAGYYGPKGMAFGKVDRNEWRRVLESNTIAPYMMAETFCDNVAASDHKLIVMMSSKVGSIADNRSGGGYVYRSSKTALNQVVKSLSIDLQDRGITVIALHPGWVKTAMGGPGALISAEQSVTALREILLHAGQDKSGRFYNYDGSEIPW, via the coding sequence ATGTCTGGCACCATAATGATCACCGGCTGTAATCGTGGCATTGGACTTGAACTGACCACACAGTTTGCCCGAGATGGATGGAATGTGTTGGCCTGTTGCAGGAATCTAGAGAAGGCCACCGAGCTCAAATCACTGCAAGCTAAATACCCCCAAATACAGCCCATTGAGCTGGATGTCACCGACTACGAGCAAATGATTTCTCTTGGTAAGGCCTTGGAAGGAGAGCCTATCGATATCCTGTTCAACAATGCGGGATATTACGGCCCAAAAGGCATGGCATTTGGCAAAGTGGACCGCAACGAGTGGCGCAGGGTGCTGGAGTCCAACACGATCGCGCCCTATATGATGGCGGAGACCTTTTGCGATAACGTGGCGGCCAGCGATCATAAATTGATCGTCATGATGAGCAGCAAGGTGGGCAGTATCGCCGACAATCGCTCGGGTGGTGGCTATGTCTATCGAAGTTCCAAAACAGCCCTCAATCAAGTTGTAAAAAGCCTGTCAATTGATCTTCAAGACCGGGGAATCACCGTGATTGCCCTGCATCCGGGTTGGGTTAAAACCGCAATGGGCGGTCCTGGTGCTCTGATTTCAGCGGAGCAAAGTGTCACGGCCCTGAGGGAAATCCTCCTTCATGCGGGTCAGGACAAGAGTGGCCGGTTTTATAATTACGATGGCAGTGAAATCCCCTGGTAG
- a CDS encoding trans-acting enoyl reductase family protein has product MNNKNIMIYGAYGYTGELIARQAVAQGFRPILAGRNAQKLQPLADALDLPAMAINLENTEVLERSLRDVYLVIHCAGPFSATAAPMMRACLNSRTHYQDITGEISVYEAAYKLDAEAKAAGVVLCPGAGFDVIPTDCLAAALHKAMPSATHLALGFDSESSLSPGTAKTSIESLGMGGAIRRNGNIETIGHGQLTRHIDFGRGEKFAVAIPWGDISTAYHSTGIQNIEAYIPMSPTRAKRLKRLNGFRWLLRTNWVQSWLKGKVSKSIQGPSEERRAGQKTWVWGEVRNDRRGERKVGRVTTANGYDVTVSGSLAIMQYLLEYRGEGGYFTPSKLCGHELIEKLPGSEEIEIKIA; this is encoded by the coding sequence GTGAACAACAAAAATATTATGATCTATGGCGCCTACGGCTACACGGGCGAATTGATTGCCCGTCAGGCTGTAGCGCAGGGTTTTCGTCCCATCCTAGCCGGCCGCAATGCGCAAAAATTACAGCCGCTGGCAGATGCCCTGGATCTCCCGGCTATGGCCATCAACCTGGAAAACACGGAAGTGCTGGAGCGCAGCTTACGAGACGTCTACTTGGTCATTCACTGTGCCGGCCCATTCTCCGCAACCGCCGCACCCATGATGAGGGCCTGCCTTAACAGCCGCACCCACTATCAAGACATCACCGGCGAAATTTCCGTCTATGAGGCTGCCTACAAGTTGGATGCTGAAGCAAAAGCCGCCGGGGTAGTACTCTGCCCAGGAGCTGGCTTCGATGTTATTCCCACCGACTGCCTGGCAGCCGCACTGCACAAAGCCATGCCTTCGGCCACACACTTAGCACTGGGGTTTGACTCCGAATCGAGCTTGAGCCCCGGCACGGCCAAGACTTCTATCGAAAGCCTGGGAATGGGGGGAGCCATTCGGCGCAATGGCAATATTGAAACCATTGGCCATGGGCAACTAACCCGCCACATAGATTTTGGCCGGGGCGAAAAATTTGCTGTCGCGATCCCCTGGGGGGATATTTCCACGGCCTACCATTCAACTGGCATCCAGAACATCGAAGCGTATATTCCCATGAGCCCCACAAGGGCAAAAAGGTTAAAACGCCTGAATGGATTTCGTTGGCTACTGCGCACCAACTGGGTACAGAGCTGGTTGAAAGGAAAAGTCAGCAAGTCTATTCAAGGGCCCAGTGAAGAGCGTCGGGCAGGCCAAAAGACCTGGGTCTGGGGGGAGGTACGCAATGACCGCCGCGGAGAGCGCAAAGTGGGCCGGGTCACGACTGCCAATGGCTACGATGTCACCGTGTCCGGCTCTCTGGCAATCATGCAATATCTGCTCGAGTATCGGGGTGAGGGTGGATATTTCACCCCCTCAAAACTCTGTGGCCATGAGCTGATAGAAAAATTGCCTGGTTCCGAGGAGATCGAAATTAAGATCGCCTAA
- a CDS encoding phosphatase PAP2 family protein, which yields MNLKSIDVSLVLYLTERASRPTSRRRYLWLSRSGDGWLTVAVLISYIISNAATQLFIAACSGVAVERSLYWAIKNTTRRRRPPQAIPGMQPIIIAHDRFSLPSGHTSAAFLFITFMTQQVSPLWGLGYIWATGVGAARVSLGVHFPSDVFAGAMLGTCVALATSATLL from the coding sequence ATGAACCTGAAGAGTATCGATGTGTCCCTGGTCCTGTATCTCACGGAGCGGGCGTCACGTCCCACTTCACGCAGACGATACTTGTGGCTATCCAGATCCGGGGATGGCTGGCTCACTGTCGCCGTACTCATCAGTTATATTATTTCCAATGCAGCCACTCAGCTTTTTATTGCCGCCTGCTCTGGAGTGGCGGTGGAGCGCTCTCTCTATTGGGCCATTAAAAATACGACGCGGCGCAGACGTCCACCCCAAGCCATACCCGGTATGCAGCCGATCATTATCGCCCATGACCGCTTCAGCCTACCCTCGGGACATACTTCCGCGGCCTTCCTTTTTATTACATTTATGACCCAGCAGGTGAGCCCCTTATGGGGACTTGGATACATCTGGGCTACGGGAGTGGGCGCTGCCCGCGTGAGCCTGGGTGTACACTTTCCTTCGGATGTTTTTGCAGGCGCCATGCTCGGTACTTGTGTGGCACTGGCGACGAGCGCCACCCTTTTATGA